In Planktothrix serta PCC 8927, a single genomic region encodes these proteins:
- a CDS encoding response regulator transcription factor, whose product MSDHILVVEDDPKLAQFMEIELRLEGYEVTVAQNGFDGLIIARDRQPDLLILDWMLPGISGLDVCLRLRSTGVEVPIILLTAKDEVPDRVTGLNAGADDYVTKPFSMEELLARVKARLRRTRPDDPNTLQFEDLTLNRLTREVYRENQLIELTAKEFDLLEFLLRNPRQVMTREQILEQVWGYDFMGESNIIEVYIRALRIKMEVNQLKRLLHTVRGVGYVLREYA is encoded by the coding sequence ATGAGTGATCATATTCTTGTTGTTGAAGATGACCCTAAATTAGCTCAATTTATGGAAATAGAATTGCGTCTTGAAGGGTATGAAGTCACCGTTGCTCAAAATGGATTTGATGGATTAATCATAGCTCGTGATCGTCAACCCGATCTGTTAATATTAGATTGGATGCTTCCGGGTATTTCTGGGTTAGATGTGTGTTTAAGACTGCGCTCAACGGGTGTTGAAGTTCCGATTATTCTGTTAACGGCTAAGGATGAAGTACCCGATCGAGTCACGGGATTAAATGCGGGTGCGGATGATTATGTCACCAAACCTTTTAGTATGGAAGAATTGTTAGCCAGAGTCAAAGCACGTCTGCGCCGCACCCGACCCGATGACCCCAATACTTTACAATTTGAAGACTTAACCTTAAACCGTTTAACTCGTGAAGTGTATCGAGAAAATCAATTAATTGAATTAACGGCTAAAGAGTTTGATTTATTAGAATTTCTGCTCAGAAATCCTCGTCAAGTCATGACCAGAGAACAAATTTTAGAGCAAGTTTGGGGTTATGATTTTATGGGAGAATCGAATATTATTGAAGTCTATATTCGCGCTTTAAGGATTAAGATGGAAGTCAATCAGTTAAAACGCTTATTGCATACCGTTCGAGGTGTTGGTTATGTGTTAAGAGAGTATGCTTAG